One Methanobrevibacter millerae genomic region harbors:
- the wecB gene encoding non-hydrolyzing UDP-N-acetylglucosamine 2-epimerase: protein MKIAVVLGTRPEIIKMAPIIDEIIKRGIDLTLIHTGQHYDKEMSDNFFKDLEIPAPDYNIHVGSGSHGKQTGLMMEGIEEVLVDEKPDIVLVQGDTNAVLAGALVASKLHIAVGHVEAGLRSFDMTMPEEINRRACDVTSTMYFIPTEESAINLLAEGFSRKNLIITGNTVVDACFRHLEIARKRGFEDESLAELDIDNMKNILTLTMHRAENVDDKERVTSIIEALKELDQMNIIFPIHPRTKKTLESFGLFDELNNLNHVHIIKPIGYLDFLQLTSKSSLILTDSGGLQEEAITINVPALTLRYNTERPETVTAGGNILVGSDKKAILENAEKILNDKEFADRMRNAENPYGQGDSAQKTVDAIQDYYDNGLLDIKAPEDIMTSFERKMALINENITVNEFEEKNNALIHMVFDGEKMRFPADDLNIKEMCVTYDKFQ from the coding sequence ATGAAAATTGCTGTAGTACTTGGAACAAGGCCCGAAATCATTAAAATGGCCCCAATTATCGATGAAATTATAAAAAGAGGTATTGATTTAACTCTTATTCATACGGGACAGCATTACGATAAGGAAATGTCCGATAACTTCTTTAAAGACCTTGAAATCCCTGCTCCGGATTACAATATTCATGTGGGCTCAGGTTCTCACGGAAAGCAGACGGGACTGATGATGGAAGGCATTGAAGAGGTATTGGTGGATGAAAAACCGGATATCGTTTTGGTTCAGGGAGATACCAATGCGGTTCTTGCAGGAGCTCTTGTGGCCTCCAAACTGCACATTGCCGTCGGCCACGTCGAGGCGGGACTCAGGTCATTTGACATGACGATGCCCGAAGAAATCAACCGCAGAGCTTGCGACGTTACTTCAACAATGTACTTTATCCCAACTGAAGAATCAGCCATTAACCTGCTGGCTGAAGGATTTTCAAGGAAAAATTTGATAATAACCGGAAACACCGTTGTCGACGCCTGCTTCAGGCATCTTGAAATCGCCAGAAAAAGGGGATTCGAGGACGAATCACTTGCCGAGCTGGACATTGACAATATGAAAAATATCCTGACCTTAACTATGCACAGGGCGGAAAACGTCGACGACAAAGAAAGGGTAACAAGCATTATCGAAGCCCTGAAGGAACTCGATCAGATGAATATAATTTTCCCGATACATCCAAGAACAAAAAAGACTCTGGAAAGCTTTGGACTCTTTGATGAGCTGAATAATTTAAATCATGTTCATATAATCAAGCCGATAGGTTATCTGGACTTTCTGCAGCTGACTTCAAAGTCCAGCTTAATCTTGACAGATTCCGGAGGCCTTCAGGAAGAGGCAATCACGATAAACGTTCCCGCATTAACGTTAAGGTACAATACTGAAAGGCCTGAAACGGTAACGGCCGGAGGAAACATCCTGGTGGGCTCCGACAAGAAAGCAATCCTTGAAAATGCAGAAAAAATATTAAATGACAAAGAATTTGCAGACAGGATGCGAAACGCTGAAAACCCTTACGGACAGGGTGATTCAGCTCAAAAAACCGTTGATGCAATTCAGGATTATTACGATAACGGATTACTTGATATCAAGGCTCCCGAAGACATCATGACATCATTTGAAAGAAAAATGGCATTGATTAATGAAAATATTACTGTTAATGAATTCGAAGAGAAAAACAATGCCCTGATTCACATGGTATTCGACGGAGAAAAGATGCGTTTTCCAGCTGATGATTTAAATATAAAAGAGATGTGTGTTACTTATGACAAATTCCAATGA
- the truA gene encoding tRNA pseudouridine(38-40) synthase TruA — protein sequence MKRTALKIGYIGTNFHGFQRQPDLRTVEEELIYHLRKLDYIDDLKKSRFRIAGRTDAGVHSLGNVISFQSEKEVRVNEINNSLPDDIQILAKAPVRYAFKPRYAQMRQYRYLLFQNLDVEKLEEVAEVFKGTHNFTNFTKRFQKTTTRTIDDIKITKVDLDDYHKREFPNLHDTLSPIFVDIYGESFLWNMVRKMMRVFVDYANDKITLDEIKELLNPEENSPRAHIKVMEAEYLILMDIQYDGIRFTYDDYACERFRRNLVNSLDNLQKKYAIRESMIKSLNDLL from the coding sequence ATGAAAAGAACAGCATTAAAGATTGGATATATCGGTACTAATTTTCACGGTTTTCAAAGGCAGCCTGATTTAAGGACTGTTGAAGAGGAATTAATTTATCATTTGCGTAAATTGGATTATATTGATGATTTAAAGAAATCCAGATTTAGGATAGCTGGCAGAACTGACGCCGGAGTCCACAGTCTGGGCAATGTAATAAGCTTTCAGTCCGAAAAGGAAGTGAGGGTTAATGAAATCAACAACAGCCTGCCTGACGATATCCAGATTCTTGCAAAGGCGCCTGTTCGCTACGCATTCAAGCCGAGATATGCCCAGATGAGGCAATATCGCTATCTTTTGTTCCAGAATCTTGACGTCGAAAAGCTTGAGGAGGTTGCGGAAGTCTTTAAAGGAACCCATAACTTCACCAATTTCACCAAAAGGTTTCAAAAGACAACCACAAGAACGATTGACGACATAAAAATTACTAAAGTTGATTTAGATGACTATCACAAAAGGGAGTTTCCGAATCTCCATGATACATTAAGTCCCATTTTTGTAGACATCTACGGTGAGTCTTTCCTCTGGAATATGGTAAGAAAGATGATGAGGGTCTTTGTAGATTATGCAAACGATAAGATAACTCTGGATGAGATAAAGGAGCTATTGAATCCTGAAGAGAACTCACCAAGGGCACACATTAAGGTAATGGAAGCCGAATATCTGATTTTAATGGATATCCAGTATGACGGCATCAGGTTTACCTATGATGACTACGCCTGCGAGCGCTTCAGAAGAAATCTGGTAAATTCACTGGACAATCTGCAAAAAAAGTATGCAATCCGTGAATCCATGATAAAAAGCTTAAACGATTTGCTTTAA
- a CDS encoding hydantoinase/oxoprolinase family protein has product MKIAGFDIGGANTDLAVIDFENGEIKNIEVDFAYLPMWSNNDDLSRVLIELIENICPVSEIDAVGISMTAELVDAYDTKKDGVLDVVNKCEETFSCPVAYVGIDGMLSLEEIRKDPLKAAAANWIATAQIATLISDNCIFIDTGSTTTDIIPIKDGSECAIGKSDFDRSATGELVYTGTLRTNLASFLDKVELNGKEYRVASELFAQTADVYMVLDLISEEDYVCDTFDGESKSKIDCAKRIARVVCADLEMLSEDEIIEMAKFIHQKQIEQIADGLKQVHETQGLDLIITTGLGKDILDKPAAELLGLEVKSMGDILTDEQCVVAPAVGTAVMMDKYLN; this is encoded by the coding sequence ATGAAAATAGCTGGCTTTGATATTGGTGGTGCAAACACCGATTTGGCAGTAATTGACTTTGAAAACGGCGAAATAAAAAACATTGAAGTTGATTTCGCTTACCTTCCGATGTGGAGCAATAACGATGACTTGTCACGGGTTCTGATTGAACTGATAGAAAACATCTGTCCGGTTTCTGAAATCGACGCTGTAGGAATATCCATGACCGCAGAGCTTGTCGATGCATACGACACCAAAAAGGATGGGGTTCTTGATGTCGTTAATAAATGTGAGGAAACCTTTTCATGTCCTGTAGCCTATGTGGGAATTGACGGAATGCTGTCTTTGGAAGAAATCCGAAAGGATCCCCTTAAGGCTGCTGCAGCAAACTGGATTGCAACGGCCCAGATAGCCACATTAATATCCGACAACTGCATTTTCATCGATACCGGAAGCACAACCACTGACATTATCCCAATCAAGGATGGCAGTGAATGCGCAATAGGAAAATCCGACTTTGACAGGTCCGCCACCGGAGAACTGGTCTACACAGGAACCTTGAGAACGAATCTCGCAAGCTTTTTAGATAAGGTGGAGCTCAATGGAAAGGAGTATCGTGTCGCCAGTGAACTCTTTGCGCAAACCGCAGACGTCTACATGGTATTAGACTTAATCAGCGAAGAGGATTATGTCTGTGACACCTTTGACGGTGAATCAAAGTCAAAAATCGACTGCGCCAAAAGAATTGCCCGTGTAGTATGTGCCGATTTGGAAATGCTGAGCGAAGATGAAATCATCGAAATGGCTAAATTCATTCACCAAAAGCAGATTGAACAGATTGCAGATGGTCTTAAACAGGTTCATGAAACCCAGGGCCTTGATTTAATCATTACAACAGGTTTGGGCAAGGATATTCTTGATAAGCCTGCAGCGGAATTGCTTGGTCTTGAAGTCAAATCCATGGGCGATATCCTGACAGATGAGCAGTGCGTTGTAGCTCCTGCTGTGGGAACTGCTGTAATGATGGATAAATACCTTAATTAA
- a CDS encoding MATE family efflux transporter has protein sequence MANDNVELMRGEPEIAVRKLAIPIMISMLLTASYNIVDGIWVAGLGQAAIAGIGFVTPIFMIINGFSIGLGNGATSSISRAVGARNHERANKSATHAILIFLAASIIMSCVLLLLLEPLLKTYGASGQSLAEGIKYGTPLFIGLFAFMFSNGGSGILRGEGDMKRAMYAIIVSVVLNFVLDPLFIYVLNLGSAGASLATIMSALGSAIVIMYWILIKKDTYVHVTFKDFEFDSKIVMDILKVGIPASLDMLMMSIAMSLYLVFISSIAGEYGIAAFTSGQRLYLFAIMPLTSIGSAVAAVSGSAFGARNGDYLDRTHIYGTKFAMLLGVALMLILVIFAPQLALLFAYTPETAVLVPEITNFLRIASFGLLLVGIGMPSSFMYQGIGRGTTSLAWTIIREVIFTVSFTYLFGIVFNWGLTGIWTGLAVGRMIASILNFIYARTTIKRLKEQF, from the coding sequence ATGGCTAACGATAACGTTGAACTGATGAGGGGAGAACCGGAAATAGCTGTAAGGAAACTGGCTATTCCAATTATGATTTCAATGCTTTTAACGGCATCCTATAATATCGTTGATGGTATTTGGGTAGCCGGACTGGGTCAGGCAGCCATTGCCGGAATAGGCTTTGTAACGCCGATATTCATGATTATTAACGGTTTCAGCATAGGTCTTGGAAACGGTGCAACGAGCAGCATCAGCCGTGCCGTCGGCGCAAGGAATCATGAACGGGCCAATAAATCGGCAACTCATGCAATATTGATATTTTTGGCAGCTTCCATAATAATGTCATGTGTTCTGCTTCTGCTTCTGGAGCCTTTGCTTAAGACTTACGGTGCATCAGGACAATCGTTGGCTGAAGGAATAAAGTACGGAACTCCATTGTTTATTGGTTTATTCGCATTCATGTTCTCCAATGGGGGAAGCGGTATTCTTCGTGGGGAAGGTGATATGAAAAGGGCAATGTATGCAATTATCGTTTCCGTTGTCTTGAATTTTGTTCTCGATCCTCTTTTCATATATGTGCTTAATCTGGGCTCAGCTGGTGCTTCTCTTGCAACAATCATGAGTGCATTGGGTTCTGCAATAGTTATAATGTATTGGATTTTAATTAAAAAGGACACCTACGTCCACGTTACATTCAAGGACTTTGAATTCGATTCAAAAATAGTAATGGATATCCTGAAGGTAGGTATTCCTGCTTCCCTGGACATGCTGATGATGTCAATTGCAATGAGTCTTTATCTGGTATTCATTTCATCAATTGCAGGTGAATACGGTATCGCTGCATTCACTTCAGGCCAGAGATTATATTTATTCGCCATCATGCCTCTTACTTCCATCGGAAGTGCCGTAGCTGCCGTCAGCGGTAGCGCCTTCGGTGCCAGAAACGGCGATTATCTTGACAGGACTCACATCTATGGTACCAAGTTTGCAATGCTTTTAGGGGTTGCGTTAATGCTTATTCTGGTAATATTTGCACCACAATTGGCGCTGCTTTTTGCATACACTCCAGAAACAGCTGTATTGGTTCCTGAAATCACTAACTTTTTAAGAATTGCTTCTTTTGGACTGCTTCTGGTCGGAATAGGAATGCCTTCAAGCTTCATGTATCAGGGAATCGGAAGGGGAACCACGAGCCTTGCCTGGACAATCATAAGGGAAGTAATCTTCACTGTCAGTTTCACTTATCTCTTTGGTATTGTTTTTAATTGGGGTTTGACAGGTATATGGACAGGACTTGCAGTAGGTAGAATGATTGCATCCATTTTAAACTTCATATATGCCAGAACCACTATTAAAAGATTGAAAGAACAATTCTAA
- a CDS encoding ribonuclease H family protein encodes MPDKYTYYTDGAATMKRQKGQYVREAGGWAFVLLIDGNEDSSQSGGCPLTTNNEMELYAIYASMKDFLSKCSPQDSVEICSDSSYCIDIYTKWARNWQRRGWRKSDGKPIKNLEIIKATWKLMAQIKDKSCNLKFVKVRGHSNNKLNIKADRLAVDAKAAAFKTGKTVGYNNKKDSLLGGKSKYAN; translated from the coding sequence ATGCCTGATAAATACACTTACTATACTGACGGCGCCGCTACAATGAAGCGCCAAAAGGGACAGTATGTTCGTGAAGCCGGAGGATGGGCTTTTGTATTATTAATTGATGGTAATGAGGATTCAAGCCAGTCCGGAGGATGCCCGCTAACCACAAACAATGAAATGGAACTCTATGCAATTTACGCGTCAATGAAGGACTTCCTCTCAAAATGCAGTCCTCAGGATAGCGTTGAAATATGCTCCGATTCATCATACTGCATTGACATCTACACCAAATGGGCCAGAAACTGGCAAAGAAGAGGATGGAGAAAATCAGACGGTAAGCCAATCAAGAATCTTGAAATCATAAAGGCAACATGGAAACTGATGGCTCAAATTAAAGATAAATCCTGCAATCTTAAGTTCGTTAAGGTAAGAGGCCATTCCAACAATAAGTTAAACATTAAGGCGGACAGGCTCGCAGTTGATGCGAAGGCTGCTGCATTCAAAACGGGCAAAACCGTAGGATATAACAATAAAAAAGATTCTCTTTTGGGCGGAAAATCCAAATACGCCAATTAA
- a CDS encoding NCS2 family permease — protein sequence MLDNFFKFEENGTDFKTEIFAGITTFLAMAYILGVNPTMLADGGMPATGIFFSTAIASGIACIIMGLVSKYPIGLAPGMGLNALFTYTIIIAMGNTWETALAAVFVSSIIFIIITISGLREAILNIIPVDLKLGIGAGIGFFLAFLGLKGAGIIVSNPSTIVSMGSLLSPTALLTIIGIMVTMILFVQKVPAAVFFGLVETAIIGLIFTYIGFGTGNPLMPSLPQYIISFNFDTTLFFGFARGFGQLFSNIPNLIMIVFSLLFVTFFDTTGTLITLGRQCGFIDEDGKAKNIEKAFLSDGVAGMIGSICGTSTVTAFVESATGIGLGGRTGLTSIVTGIFFILSIFFAPLILSLFTAPVTASALIIVGFLMIEQLKEVNLDNIDIASSVFMTIIMMVLGYSISLGIAWGFLTYAVATVAMGKYREMSWGMWILTIVFIIYLFFGL from the coding sequence ATGTTAGACAATTTTTTCAAATTTGAGGAAAATGGTACAGACTTTAAAACAGAAATATTCGCAGGAATTACTACTTTCCTTGCAATGGCATATATTTTAGGGGTTAACCCAACAATGCTTGCAGATGGCGGAATGCCTGCAACAGGAATATTTTTCTCTACAGCGATTGCATCGGGGATTGCCTGTATAATAATGGGTCTTGTTTCCAAATATCCCATCGGTCTTGCACCCGGAATGGGACTTAACGCATTATTTACATACACGATTATTATAGCTATGGGAAACACATGGGAAACGGCACTTGCGGCGGTTTTTGTTTCAAGCATAATCTTTATAATAATAACGATTTCCGGATTGAGGGAAGCTATTTTAAATATCATCCCTGTTGACTTGAAACTGGGTATCGGTGCAGGTATTGGATTTTTCCTGGCATTTTTAGGTCTTAAAGGTGCTGGAATCATTGTAAGCAATCCTTCAACAATTGTCTCTATGGGATCTCTTCTATCTCCGACGGCATTGCTCACAATAATCGGCATTATGGTTACAATGATTCTATTTGTTCAAAAAGTACCTGCCGCAGTGTTTTTCGGATTGGTTGAAACAGCCATTATCGGTTTGATATTTACTTATATTGGATTTGGAACCGGAAACCCTTTAATGCCTTCACTTCCACAATACATCATATCATTTAATTTTGATACTACATTATTCTTCGGCTTTGCACGTGGATTCGGGCAGCTGTTCTCCAATATTCCTAATCTGATAATGATTGTATTTTCATTGCTATTCGTTACATTTTTCGATACTACAGGAACTTTGATTACACTCGGAAGACAATGCGGATTCATTGATGAAGACGGAAAGGCAAAAAACATAGAAAAGGCGTTCTTAAGCGATGGAGTAGCCGGAATGATCGGTTCCATCTGCGGTACAAGTACCGTAACTGCTTTTGTGGAAAGTGCTACAGGCATCGGTCTTGGCGGAAGAACAGGACTTACCTCTATTGTAACGGGCATCTTCTTCATATTATCCATATTCTTCGCTCCATTGATACTGTCATTATTTACTGCTCCGGTAACCGCCTCAGCATTGATTATTGTCGGTTTTTTAATGATTGAACAATTAAAAGAAGTGAACTTGGATAATATAGATATTGCCTCATCCGTATTCATGACAATCATCATGATGGTATTGGGCTACTCAATTTCCCTTGGTATCGCATGGGGATTCCTAACTTATGCCGTAGCGACAGTCGCAATGGGAAAATACCGGGAAATGTCGTGGGGAATGTGGATACTTACAATAGTCTTTATAATTTACCTATTCTTCGGACTATAG
- a CDS encoding ATP-grasp domain-containing protein — MTNSNESILVFEYFTASGEKDKSIISEAEALLFALIDDLKDYALDVVLNESYEDVIKEYENVNPILIDTDIISWLKDNAANFKRAIFIAAENDNNLYNITKILEDSGVSIYTSSSDACLTASDKSLSYETIGNTVPQPRTFRMKIDPKGYWKRAIENLYDKWQAEDPLTPLKIIIKPLIGVDCENVVLIEDINDLSYDLEEIFEKGSRIVVQEFIEGEDVSVSLICHEGTAVPISLNKQFVELDKNNGTYVGGKIPYESEVKDELFDIAKKACESIEGLNGFVGVDLIVSDDDIYPAYLLEVNSRFTTPYVGLKQIATFNIAKTIIEGNIDEVEVSLDGKVEFIKENDDLIIRRL; from the coding sequence ATGACAAATTCCAATGAATCAATATTAGTATTTGAGTATTTCACCGCTTCAGGTGAAAAGGATAAAAGCATAATTTCAGAAGCGGAAGCATTGCTTTTTGCATTAATCGATGATTTGAAGGATTATGCTTTGGATGTGGTTTTAAACGAATCATATGAAGATGTTATTAAAGAATATGAAAATGTCAATCCGATATTGATTGATACAGACATTATCTCCTGGCTTAAAGATAATGCGGCCAACTTCAAAAGGGCCATTTTTATTGCAGCCGAAAATGACAATAATTTATATAACATTACAAAGATTCTGGAAGACAGTGGCGTATCAATTTACACATCTTCAAGCGATGCATGCCTGACTGCATCTGACAAGTCCTTAAGCTATGAAACGATTGGAAATACCGTTCCTCAGCCAAGAACATTCAGAATGAAAATAGATCCTAAGGGATACTGGAAAAGAGCTATTGAAAACCTCTATGACAAATGGCAGGCTGAAGACCCATTAACACCCCTTAAGATTATAATAAAGCCATTGATTGGCGTTGACTGTGAAAATGTCGTATTGATTGAAGACATTAATGACTTAAGCTATGATCTGGAGGAAATATTTGAAAAAGGCTCCAGAATAGTCGTTCAGGAGTTCATTGAAGGCGAAGACGTAAGCGTCAGCTTAATATGTCATGAAGGCACTGCCGTACCGATAAGCCTGAACAAACAGTTTGTAGAGCTTGATAAAAACAACGGAACATATGTCGGCGGAAAAATACCTTATGAAAGCGAAGTTAAAGACGAGCTCTTTGACATTGCAAAAAAAGCCTGCGAATCCATTGAAGGCTTGAACGGTTTTGTCGGTGTTGATTTGATAGTCAGTGATGATGATATCTATCCAGCATACCTGCTTGAAGTCAATTCCAGGTTTACAACACCATATGTTGGACTTAAACAAATTGCAACTTTCAACATCGCCAAAACGATAATCGAAGGTAACATTGATGAAGTTGAAGTTTCCCTTGACGGAAAAGTGGAATTCATAAAAGAAAACGATGACTTGATTATCAGGAGACTCTAA
- a CDS encoding ABC transporter substrate-binding protein, with translation MDKKIIIGIIAAIVIIGGLAYAFMGNGVGDDDPTHLVVAAHSNIKEPKAGFDPLTGWGCGHQNYNPLVQSCLFKTNGSGEFAPDLATDYSISEDGKTWTVNIRDDVKFSDNSTLNAEDVAFTFNTAKKLETDLDLTNLENATVVNDTCVEFHLVEPRSTFIYDLRYLGIVPSDTYDNNTYGQKPIGSGPYVLDHWDKGQQAIFKINDNYYGQKPYFTQITLLFPEEATWLELAKSGDVDVVPVATSALNQSVNGYQFVEKSAGRAQGVSLPYLPDTGIVTNDSYKVGNNVTADHAIREALNVGIDRNKTVQSVFAGHASPEYTGVDTRDYANPDAKVQDGDIDRAKQILAEGGWNDTDGDGIVEKDGVKASFDLYYPPDYLDRQSLSTVFAEQAKEIGIEVKLVGADWDTIYANMYSSAALMQQTSPDPYKSIYQQYHSKEMDGFYMNPNLYNNSAADALMEQAMASNDFAQANSLWSQSALVNGGGWGPAGDAPWVWIANYDYNYFIKDGINIGSQPDGLGNDILINICEWTRA, from the coding sequence ATGGACAAAAAGATAATTATTGGTATTATCGCTGCAATCGTCATTATCGGAGGTCTTGCCTATGCATTCATGGGCAACGGTGTCGGTGACGACGATCCAACCCATTTGGTTGTAGCAGCACACAGTAATATTAAAGAACCAAAAGCTGGTTTCGATCCTCTCACAGGTTGGGGATGCGGACACCAGAATTATAATCCTTTAGTACAAAGCTGTTTATTTAAAACAAACGGCTCCGGTGAATTTGCTCCGGATCTTGCAACGGATTATTCAATAAGCGAAGATGGAAAAACTTGGACAGTAAACATTCGTGATGACGTTAAATTCTCAGACAATTCAACCTTAAATGCTGAAGACGTTGCATTCACATTCAATACTGCAAAAAAACTAGAAACTGACTTGGATTTAACCAACCTTGAAAATGCAACTGTAGTAAATGATACCTGTGTTGAATTCCATTTGGTAGAACCTAGATCAACATTCATTTACGACTTAAGGTATCTTGGAATTGTTCCTTCTGATACATATGACAACAATACTTACGGTCAAAAACCAATCGGTTCTGGACCTTACGTTTTAGACCACTGGGATAAAGGTCAACAGGCAATTTTCAAAATAAATGACAATTACTACGGACAAAAACCTTACTTCACTCAAATTACCTTATTGTTCCCTGAAGAAGCAACCTGGTTAGAATTAGCTAAATCCGGTGATGTAGATGTTGTGCCTGTTGCAACTTCCGCATTAAACCAAAGCGTTAACGGATACCAGTTCGTTGAAAAATCTGCCGGTAGGGCACAAGGTGTTTCCTTACCATATCTCCCTGACACTGGAATCGTAACAAATGACAGTTACAAAGTAGGTAACAACGTCACTGCTGACCATGCTATCAGAGAAGCATTAAACGTCGGTATTGACCGTAATAAAACTGTACAATCCGTATTTGCAGGTCACGCTTCACCTGAATACACTGGTGTAGATACAAGGGATTACGCAAACCCTGACGCTAAAGTTCAGGATGGTGACATCGACAGAGCAAAACAAATCCTCGCAGAAGGAGGATGGAACGATACTGACGGAGACGGAATCGTTGAAAAAGATGGTGTAAAAGCTTCATTCGATTTATACTACCCTCCTGACTATCTCGACAGACAATCTCTATCAACCGTATTTGCTGAACAGGCAAAAGAAATAGGTATTGAAGTAAAACTTGTCGGTGCTGACTGGGATACCATTTATGCAAACATGTACAGCTCAGCCGCTTTAATGCAACAGACTTCCCCAGACCCATACAAATCCATTTACCAACAATACCACAGTAAAGAGATGGACGGTTTCTACATGAACCCTAACTTATACAACAACTCTGCTGCGGACGCTTTAATGGAACAGGCTATGGCTTCTAACGACTTCGCTCAAGCTAACAGCTTATGGTCACAATCCGCATTAGTTAACGGCGGAGGTTGGGGTCCTGCTGGTGACGCTCCATGGGTATGGATTGCTAATTACGACTACAACTACTTCATTAAAGACGGTATCAATATCGGAAGCCAACCTGACGGATTAGGAAACGATATTTTAATAAACATTTGTGAATGGACAAGGGCTTAA
- a CDS encoding ABC transporter permease produces MNKKKVLKFFGYKFVRFIILMVAVAIFSFVLLDLSPIDPVNAYLKGAAVSPAQRAILEQYFGVGVPLPTKIYHWLLDLIQGNLGTSLIYRAPVIDVIIDKFVTSLALMSLSWIFSGIIGFALGIVAGKNKGSWIDKAVKVYCYAIQSAPSFWVGMLVLMVFAVYLGWFPIGFGVPIGTKSTDATFLEWASRLVLPTLTLSLVGLAPIAMYTRNELVSVLSSDYILFAKSRGEKGWNLIKDHGIRNILLPAITLQFMSFSELFGGAVLVEQVFSYPGIGQTAVAAGLQNDVPLFLGIVVISAIFVFVGNLLADISYYFIDPRIKENEFND; encoded by the coding sequence ATGAACAAGAAAAAGGTATTGAAGTTTTTCGGATACAAATTTGTTAGATTCATAATATTGATGGTTGCTGTTGCAATCTTTAGTTTTGTACTATTAGATTTATCCCCTATTGATCCAGTTAATGCTTATTTAAAAGGTGCTGCTGTATCTCCGGCTCAAAGAGCAATTCTTGAACAGTATTTTGGTGTTGGAGTGCCGTTGCCTACTAAAATCTATCACTGGCTGTTGGATTTGATTCAGGGTAATCTTGGTACCTCATTGATTTATCGCGCTCCTGTAATTGACGTAATCATTGATAAGTTCGTGACTTCTCTTGCATTGATGTCATTATCTTGGATATTTAGCGGAATCATCGGTTTTGCATTAGGCATCGTTGCAGGTAAAAACAAAGGATCCTGGATTGATAAAGCTGTAAAAGTTTACTGTTACGCAATTCAATCTGCACCATCCTTCTGGGTCGGTATGCTTGTTTTAATGGTATTTGCAGTTTATCTGGGATGGTTCCCAATCGGATTCGGTGTTCCTATAGGTACCAAGAGTACGGATGCGACATTCCTGGAATGGGCGTCACGTCTGGTGCTTCCTACATTGACGCTGAGTCTGGTCGGTCTGGCGCCGATTGCAATGTACACGCGTAATGAATTGGTTAGCGTATTATCCTCTGATTATATATTGTTTGCAAAATCAAGAGGTGAAAAAGGTTGGAATTTAATTAAAGACCATGGTATCAGGAACATATTATTGCCGGCAATCACATTGCAGTTCATGTCATTCAGTGAACTCTTCGGAGGTGCTGTACTTGTGGAACAGGTATTTTCCTATCCCGGTATCGGTCAGACTGCTGTAGCGGCGGGTCTTCAGAATGATGTTCCGCTGTTTTTAGGAATTGTTGTAATCAGTGCAATCTTTGTATTTGTAGGTAACCTGCTTGCGGATATTTCCTATTACTTTATAGATCCAAGAATCAAGGAGAATGAGTTCAATGATTAG
- a CDS encoding GNAT family N-acetyltransferase, translated as MDFEIRQINDDEISLAQSFLFDQIKKVYGIDRMPEYHYDIDDLEKYYLLPPRNNFYIAFNGDEIVATAGIRAYDKDYEIFEGIYSAENTASIWRLMVDEKYRRHGLARNLVGKMEEFARSQKYDKIYLHTHRYLDAAIAFWKSLGYEVTVEEDDYDETSHMVKNL; from the coding sequence ATGGATTTTGAAATCAGGCAAATTAATGATGATGAAATCAGCCTAGCCCAATCTTTCCTGTTTGACCAAATCAAGAAGGTTTATGGAATCGACAGGATGCCTGAATATCATTATGACATCGACGATTTGGAGAAATATTACCTTTTGCCGCCTCGAAACAATTTTTACATTGCTTTTAATGGGGATGAGATTGTAGCAACCGCAGGCATTAGGGCATACGATAAGGATTATGAAATCTTTGAAGGCATTTATTCGGCCGAAAACACTGCAAGCATTTGGAGGTTAATGGTCGATGAAAAGTATAGAAGGCATGGCCTTGCACGTAATCTTGTAGGCAAAATGGAAGAATTTGCACGCAGCCAAAAATATGATAAAATTTACCTTCATACACATAGATATCTTGATGCAGCCATTGCATTCTGGAAGTCTTTAGGCTATGAGGTAACAGTCGAAGAAGACGATTATGACGAAACAAGCCACATGGTTAAAAATTTATAA